One segment of Chitinivorax sp. B DNA contains the following:
- a CDS encoding dihydrofolate reductase family protein, with the protein MSRLRVESFTVSLDGYGAGPDQSIDNPLGIGGTALHQWAFTTQTFQQRVLGSEGGTTGIDNDFAIRGFHNIGAWILGRNMFGPIRGPWLDDDWRGWWGDNPPYHVPVFVLTHYPRAPITMDGGTIFYFVTDGIHAALEQAKQAANGLDVRLGGGIATIQQYLRARLVDEMHLAIAPVLLGRGENLFGDIDIPSLGYRCIEHVATPHTTHILIGRAL; encoded by the coding sequence ATGTCCCGGCTTCGTGTTGAGAGTTTCACCGTTTCACTCGATGGCTACGGTGCAGGGCCAGATCAAAGTATCGATAACCCGCTGGGTATAGGAGGAACTGCCCTCCACCAATGGGCCTTCACGACTCAGACATTTCAGCAGCGCGTGCTCGGCAGTGAAGGTGGAACAACTGGTATCGACAATGATTTCGCCATCCGCGGGTTTCACAATATTGGTGCCTGGATACTAGGTCGCAATATGTTCGGCCCCATCCGCGGGCCATGGCTGGACGATGACTGGCGTGGCTGGTGGGGCGACAATCCACCGTATCATGTGCCAGTCTTTGTGTTGACACACTATCCACGCGCGCCCATTACCATGGATGGCGGTACCATATTCTATTTTGTGACCGATGGTATCCATGCCGCACTGGAGCAAGCCAAACAGGCTGCAAACGGCTTGGATGTACGCCTTGGCGGCGGTATCGCTACCATTCAGCAGTATCTGCGTGCACGCTTGGTTGACGAAATGCACCTCGCCATTGCACCTGTACTGCTTGGCCGTGGGGAAAACCTATTTGGCGACATTGACATACCATCGCTTGGGTATCGGTGTATTGAACACGTTGCCACACCACATACCACGCATATCCTCATTGGTAGAGCCCTGTAG
- a CDS encoding SRPBCC family protein, translating to MASTTIRLHRVLRAPPERVYRAFLDAEAMVKWLPPNGFTGKIHHLDAKVGGTYKMSFTNFTTGQCHSFGGTYLELVPGELIRYSDQFDDPNLPGQMHAMISLKKVSCGTELSIVQEGVPDIIPAESCYVGWQESLTLLAKLVEAEIHE from the coding sequence ATGGCTTCAACCACCATTCGGCTTCATCGTGTACTTCGCGCCCCGCCAGAGCGCGTCTATCGTGCCTTCCTTGATGCCGAAGCAATGGTCAAATGGCTGCCACCCAACGGCTTTACTGGCAAGATCCATCATCTGGATGCCAAAGTAGGCGGCACTTACAAGATGTCATTTACCAACTTCACTACTGGTCAATGTCACTCTTTCGGCGGCACTTATCTTGAATTGGTTCCTGGTGAACTCATCCGCTATTCCGATCAATTCGACGACCCTAATTTACCCGGCCAGATGCACGCGATGATTTCCTTGAAAAAGGTGTCTTGCGGCACCGAACTGAGCATCGTGCAGGAAGGGGTTCCCGACATCATCCCGGCGGAATCGTGTTACGTTGGCTGGCAGGAATCGCTCACACTGCTTGCCAAGCTGGTCGAGGCTGAAATTCACGAGTAA